A region of Candidatus Cloacimonadota bacterium DNA encodes the following proteins:
- a CDS encoding IS481 family transposase encodes MHEKEREEVALFRFGVISELVCTRLDPGALAERIREKSDQRWHIPASGRTRISASTIRRWVRLYENSGRQLVALSPTPRSDRGRSRRVDEETILSLVKLRKELPGLPVARLIEELSKRNLCLPGQKPSLATAYRILKQEGISLRKTEVKTDRRRYEAEYPNDIWQSDVMHGPRVLAGGKRRKTYLVAFLDDHSRLLPHAEFYLSERLDSWLDAFRQALLARGIPRKLYVDNGAAFRSRHLERVCASLGIALIHTPPYTPQGRGKIERFFRTVRAQLLSGFQGDTLEELNETLDLWVSEQYHQRPHSSTGQAPFNRFTTHVELIRTPPVDLEDHFRKEVRRRVTKDRTVSIDGRLYEAPTRFIGEQLSLLYHEHKPERVEIVHQGRSHGLLLPLDLTVNTTVQRDKPEQGMLPFGEGQP; translated from the coding sequence ATGCACGAGAAAGAGCGAGAGGAGGTGGCCCTGTTCCGATTCGGGGTCATCAGCGAACTGGTCTGCACACGTCTTGACCCCGGAGCACTGGCCGAACGAATCCGCGAGAAGAGTGACCAACGATGGCATATTCCCGCCTCCGGCCGCACCAGGATTTCCGCATCCACCATAAGGCGATGGGTTCGGCTGTACGAAAACTCCGGCCGGCAGCTGGTCGCCCTCTCTCCCACGCCGCGATCCGACCGGGGCAGAAGCAGGCGGGTCGATGAGGAAACCATTCTTTCCCTGGTCAAGCTGCGCAAGGAGTTGCCCGGGCTGCCGGTCGCCAGGCTGATCGAGGAGTTGAGCAAGAGAAACCTCTGTCTTCCGGGGCAGAAGCCCTCGTTGGCAACCGCGTACCGCATCCTCAAGCAGGAGGGGATTTCGCTCAGGAAGACTGAGGTGAAGACGGACCGCCGCCGCTATGAGGCCGAGTATCCCAACGACATCTGGCAGTCCGACGTCATGCACGGCCCCAGGGTGCTGGCCGGCGGAAAACGGCGCAAGACCTACCTGGTCGCCTTTCTCGACGACCACTCCCGCTTGCTGCCCCACGCCGAGTTTTATCTGTCCGAGCGGCTGGACTCCTGGCTGGATGCCTTCCGCCAGGCCCTTTTGGCCAGGGGCATTCCCCGCAAGCTCTATGTCGACAATGGCGCCGCCTTCCGCTCCCGTCACCTGGAGCGGGTCTGCGCCTCACTGGGCATCGCCCTGATCCATACCCCGCCGTATACGCCCCAGGGCAGGGGCAAGATCGAACGCTTCTTCCGCACGGTCCGTGCACAGTTGCTCTCCGGCTTCCAGGGGGACACCCTGGAGGAGCTGAATGAGACCCTGGACCTGTGGGTCAGCGAACAGTATCATCAACGGCCCCATTCCAGCACCGGCCAGGCGCCCTTCAACCGATTCACCACGCACGTCGAACTCATCAGGACACCACCGGTCGACCTCGAGGACCACTTTCGCAAAGAGGTGCGGCGAAGGGTGACCAAGGACCGGACCGTCTCCATTGACGGCCGCCTCTACGAAGCACCCACCCGGTTCATCGGCGAGCAGCTCAGTCTCCTCTATCACGAGCACAAGCCCGAGCGGGTGGAGATCGTCCATCAGGGCCGCTCCCATGGCCTTCTCCTGCCGCTCGATCTCACGGTCAACACCACGGTGCAGAGAGACAAACCGGAACAGGGGATGCTGCCCTTCGGGGAGGGCCAACCATGA